The proteins below are encoded in one region of Homo sapiens chromosome 2, GRCh38.p14 Primary Assembly:
- the GKN1 gene encoding gastrokine-1 precursor: MKFTIVFAGLLGVFLAPALANYNINVNDDNNNAGSGQQSVSVNNEHNVANVDNNNGWDSWNSIWDYGNGFAATRLFQKKTCIVHKMNKEVMPSIQSLDALVKEKKLQGKGPGGPPPKGLMYSVNPNKVDDLSKFGKNIANMCRGIPTYMAEEMQEASLFFYSGTCYTTSVLWIVDISFCGDTVEN, encoded by the exons ATGAAGTTCACA ATTGTCTTTGCTGGACTTCTTGGAGTCTTTCTAGCTCCTGCCCTAGCTAACTAT AATATCAACGTCAATGATGACAACAACAATGCTGGAAGTGGGCAGCAGTCAGTGAGTGTCAACAATGAACACAATGTGGCCAATGTTGACAATAACAACGGATGGGACTCCTGGAATTCCATCTGGGATTATGGAAAT GGCTTTGCTGCAACCAGactctttcaaaagaagacatgcattgTGCACAAAATGAACAAGGAAGTCATGCCCTCCATTCAATCCCTTGATGCACTGGTCAAGGAaaagaag CTTCAGGGTAAGGGACCAGGAGGACCACCTCCCAAGGGCCTGATGTACTCAGTCAACCCAAACAAAGTCGATGACCTGAGCAAGTTCGGAAAAAACATTGCAAACATGTGTCGTGGGATTCCAACATACATGGCTGAGGAGATGCAAG aGGCAAGCCTGTTTTTTTACTCAGGAACGTGCTACACGACCAGTGTACTATGGATTGTGGACATTTCCTTCTGTGGAGACACGGTGGAGaactaa